One window of Sphingobacteriales bacterium genomic DNA carries:
- the aroC gene encoding chorismate synthase, translating into MPGNSFGKIFRITTFGESHGPAIGVVIDGCPAELTIDLDFIQYELDRRRPGQSSLVSQRREKDKVEILSGIFEGKSTGAPISMLIRNTDQREKDYNHLKDKFRPSHADFTWQEKYKIRDYRGGGRSSARETAARVAAGAIAKMLLAKHGINVWGYVSQVGHLILKTPYTQLDKNNVEQNEVRCPDVEMAADMSDLIKKIRKQGDTIGGVVSAVISGLPPGLGEPVFDKLHARLGMAMLSINAAKGFEFGSGFNGVSMKGSEHNDLFFVNSEGKIDTHTNYSGGIQGGISNGMDIYFRVAFKPVATILKPQPTIDIYGNPVMVEGIGRHDPCVLPRAVPIVEAMAALVIADFLLLKQAVV; encoded by the coding sequence ATGCCGGGCAACAGTTTCGGAAAGATTTTTCGCATTACCACTTTTGGCGAATCTCATGGCCCGGCTATAGGTGTGGTGATTGATGGATGTCCTGCAGAATTGACCATTGACCTCGATTTTATTCAATATGAATTAGACCGGCGAAGACCCGGTCAATCTTCTTTGGTATCTCAGCGAAGGGAAAAAGATAAAGTCGAAATCTTGTCGGGCATTTTTGAAGGGAAAAGTACAGGCGCGCCTATTTCCATGTTGATTAGGAACACCGATCAACGCGAAAAAGATTACAACCATCTGAAAGACAAGTTTCGCCCGTCTCATGCCGATTTTACCTGGCAGGAAAAATACAAAATCAGGGATTACAGAGGCGGAGGACGCTCATCTGCACGGGAAACTGCTGCCAGAGTTGCAGCAGGTGCAATCGCTAAAATGTTATTGGCAAAACATGGAATTAATGTTTGGGGATATGTCAGTCAGGTAGGGCATTTGATTTTAAAAACGCCTTATACCCAACTTGACAAAAACAATGTCGAACAAAACGAAGTTCGTTGCCCCGATGTGGAAATGGCCGCTGACATGTCCGATTTGATTAAAAAAATCAGAAAACAAGGTGATACCATCGGAGGAGTGGTCAGTGCCGTGATTTCAGGACTTCCTCCCGGTTTGGGAGAACCTGTTTTCGACAAACTACATGCCCGGCTCGGAATGGCTATGTTAAGCATCAATGCTGCAAAAGGTTTTGAATTTGGATCCGGTTTTAATGGCGTTTCGATGAAAGGTTCTGAGCACAATGACTTGTTTTTTGTTAACTCAGAAGGCAAAATTGACACTCATACCAATTATTCCGGAGGTATTCAGGGAGGTATCAGCAACGGAATGGATATTTATTTCAGGGTTGCTTTTAAACCTGTAGCTACAATATTAAAACCTCAACCTACCATTGATATATATGGAAATCCGGTGATGGTAGAAGGTATTGGCAGACACGACCCCTGTGTCTTACCCCGGGCCGTTCCAATTGTTGAAGCGATGGCAGCATTAGTCATTGCCGATTTTCTGTTACTGAAACAGGCTGTTGTTTAG
- a CDS encoding agmatinase family protein, with amino-acid sequence MPIQPTKADKIAKFNPSGVGNTSSGIFGLPFDYSDSEIVIIPVPWEVTTSYGGGTALGPEAVLKASPQLDLYDFDVPDAWKIGFHLLPISQEWQQKNIILREKAIHYINFLELGGKVENNIHLYSILAEINSTAYHLNQWLIRVASKILADGKIPAVLGGDHSTPLGLIEALSKKHAGFGILQIDAHADLRKSYEGFVFSHASIMYNALKYPQVSKLVQVGVRDICEEEVNMIESSENRIITFYDHDIKRRTVIENSISWSELCNEIIGHLPDKVYISFDIDGLDPKLCPNTGTPVPGGFELQPVFYLLSQVVASGREIIGFDLCEVAPSSNNGNEWDANVGARVLYKLSALAGIQRLAKQ; translated from the coding sequence ATGCCCATTCAGCCCACAAAAGCAGACAAAATTGCCAAATTTAACCCAAGTGGGGTTGGCAATACTTCTTCAGGAATATTCGGGTTGCCCTTTGATTATTCCGATTCTGAAATTGTGATTATCCCGGTTCCCTGGGAAGTTACCACTTCTTACGGAGGAGGCACCGCTTTGGGTCCGGAGGCTGTTTTGAAAGCATCGCCCCAATTAGATTTATATGATTTTGACGTTCCGGATGCCTGGAAAATCGGCTTTCATTTATTGCCTATCAGTCAGGAATGGCAACAGAAAAACATAATTCTTCGCGAAAAGGCCATCCATTACATTAATTTTTTGGAATTAGGCGGAAAGGTAGAAAACAACATTCATTTGTATTCGATATTGGCGGAGATAAACTCCACCGCCTATCATTTGAATCAATGGTTAATCAGAGTGGCTTCTAAAATTTTGGCCGATGGTAAAATTCCTGCCGTATTAGGTGGTGATCACAGCACTCCGTTAGGCCTGATAGAAGCACTATCAAAAAAACATGCCGGTTTCGGTATTTTACAAATTGATGCTCATGCCGATTTGAGGAAAAGTTACGAGGGATTTGTTTTTTCTCATGCCTCCATTATGTACAATGCCTTAAAGTATCCTCAGGTCAGCAAATTGGTACAGGTAGGGGTTCGGGATATTTGTGAAGAAGAGGTTAACATGATTGAATCTTCCGAAAATAGAATTATCACTTTTTACGACCATGACATCAAAAGACGAACAGTCATCGAAAACAGTATTTCATGGTCAGAACTTTGCAATGAAATCATCGGCCATTTACCTGACAAGGTCTATATCAGTTTTGATATAGACGGATTAGATCCCAAACTGTGCCCCAATACCGGCACTCCGGTTCCGGGAGGGTTTGAGTTACAACCGGTTTTTTATCTGCTTTCGCAAGTAGTTGCTTCAGGTAGAGAAATCATAGGTTTTGATCTTTGTGAAGTAGCTCCATCGTCCAATAACGGGAACGAATGGGATGCAAATGTCGGAGCAAGGGTATTGTATAAGTTATCTGCACTTGCTGGAATTCAACGATTAGCAAAGCAATAA